The following proteins come from a genomic window of Prionailurus viverrinus isolate Anna chromosome D1, UM_Priviv_1.0, whole genome shotgun sequence:
- the LOC125177120 gene encoding olfactory receptor 51E1, protein MVDTNGSESSATYFILIGLPGLEKAQFWLAFPLCSLYLIAVLGNLAVICIVRTEHRLHEPMYIFVCMLSGLDILISTSSMPRMMAIFWFNSTTIQFDACLLQMFAIHSLSGMESTVLLAMAFDRYVAICHPLRHATVLTLPRVTKIGVAAVVRGTSLMAPLPIFIKRLPFCRSNILSHSYCLHQDVMKLACADIRVNIIYGLIVIISAIGLDSLLISLSYLLILKTVLGLTREAQAKAFGTCVSHVCAVFIFYVPFIGLSMVHRFGKRHDSLLPIIMANTYLLVPPVLNPIVYGVKTKEIRQRILRLFHVTTHTSDP, encoded by the coding sequence ATGGTGGACACCAATGGCAGTGAATCTAGTGCCACATATTTCATTCTAATAGGCCTTCCAGGCTTGGAAAAAGCTCAGTTCTGGTTGGCCTTCCCATTATGCTCCCTCTACCTTATTGCTGTGCTAGGTAACCTGGCAGTCATCTGCATTGTGCGGACTGAACACAGACTACATGAACCcatgtatatttttgtttgcaTGCTTTCTGGCCTTGACATACTTATCTCTACTTCATCTATGCCCAGAATGATGGCCATCTTCTGGTTCAATTCCACTACCATCCAGTTTGATGCTTGTCTTCTACAGATGTTTGCCATCCACTCCTTATCTGGCATGGAGTCCACTGTACTGCTGGCCATGGCCtttgaccgctatgtggccatttGTCACCCACTACGCCATGCCACTGTGCTAACATTGCCTCGTGTTACCAAGATTGGCGTGGCTGCTGTGGTACGGGGTACTTCACTTATGGCACCCCTGCCTATCTTCATCAAACGGCTGCCTTTCTGCCGCTCCAACATTCTTTCCCATTCCTACTGCCTACATCAAGATGTCATGAAGCTGGCTTGTGCTGACATCCGTGTCAATATCATCTATGGCCTCATTGTCATCATCTCTGCCATTGGCCTGGACTCACTTCTCATCTCCTTGTCATATCTGCTTATCCTCAAGACTGTGTTGGGCTTGACACGTGAAGCCCAGGCAAAGGCATTTGGCACTTGTGTctctcatgtgtgtgctgttttCATATTCTATGTACCTTTCATTGGGTTATCTATGGTGCACCGCTTTGGGAAGCGGCATGACTCCCTTCTGCCCATCATTATGGCCAACACCTACTTGCTTGTTCCTCCTGTGCTCAACCCTATTGTTTATGGAGTGAAGACAAAGGAGATCCGGCAGCGTATCCTTCGTCTTTTCCATGTGACCACCCATACTTCAGATCCCTAG